The DNA sequence cttgattttcggcagtataaccatttcaagtattagaagatatgtttatgcgcatgtatgctagttctcgagtgaaaagaaagagcttttatagaaaagtgAACTTCGGacgtttttgttgatttccgacggccatattggtgcaccaaaacggtgcaccaatatggcgtctccatacaaagctctacaaaggtgcgtgaaacgtttcggcaaataactcagaaactgtgggccacaaagacctgaaaCTTGGACAAATCGTTTAAAGATTAGCCTTTTAtaagatttcattttcttggcttcttccactggacggtttccaatttatgtttttgttgcgtgacagtgaaaacgatctattgagAGAGAAGCGAAAAAACTAGTAGCCGTTTTTAAATGCATTCACACGTTTAGAAGAATCTATTTGGTGTGTTGCGGGTACTTTCTTAGCTAAATTTGCTTAATATGTTCAGTCACTGATTTAatgcttttttatttaaaaactatttactGTTGTAATAGAAGAAAAACATACTTTGCTTTCTACTTTTGGAATGAATATACTTGAAGCTTTAGattaaaattttgaatattTCAGGTTAAACAAGGGCATTTTGATTAAACTATGTTTGCCCTCTAAGTTTTTTATTAAAGTGCAATGGACAAACAGTCCAGTTattatttgatttcttttcttaaactgTCACCAAATTTGTTGATGATTAAGATTTTCAGTAAAATAGTCACGTCACTTACCAACACAACATTTATAATTAAGGATAAGGATGATAAGCTCTTTATTTGTGCCAAATTTCGATTCAGTTCTATCCTCTTTGCCGAAGTTATAGCCAATAAATCATTTTACATAGGTAAAACAGGAACCCATAATCAGGACTTAAAACTACTTGAGCAGCTGCCTCTTGTGAAGAACTCAGTTCTTAAATTGATTGAATCAAATCTTGAGCTGATTATAATTTCGTCTTGTTTTCCTattcttcattttctgttttagaAATAGTAACGACCACCAGACCAAAATACATTACACTCTTGGCAAGCGAATGGAAGTCTTCAAAGGGCGGTCTGTCAACAATGAACAGAGAGCTAGCCATACAGATGGCTCAGTTTTCCAATACCTCGGTAAGTTTCTTTGTTCCAAAATGTAACTGTTGTGATGAAGACAAGAGAGAAGCTAGCAATTACAATGTGAAAATAGTAGAAGCAGAAGAGCGACCGGGCTATGAGCCCATTGACTGGTTGACTACCCCACCAGAGGATCTCCTGATTGACTTTGTCGTTGGACATGGTGTAATACTTGGAAAACAAGCACAGTTTATTCGCAAGTCGCATCAGTGTAAATGGATACAAGTGGTGCACACCGCACCCGATGAACTTGCAGTGTACAAGGAATATTCTGGCGCCATTCCGAAAGGTGAAGAGAAACAATCGGCAGAGTTTAAACTGTGTAAAATGGCTGATGTTGTCGTGGCCGTTGGACCAAAGTTAACGGAATTCTACACAGCCCTCCTCAACTTCTGCGGGAAGAAAGTCTATAATTTCACTCCAggaatttttaaacaatttgcaAGTTTAAAAGTATCCTCAATACAAGGGAAGAAATTTCGAATTCTAGTCCTTGGCCGTGGTGACACGGAAGATTTCAAACTTAAAGGGTACGATATAGCTGCTCAAGCAGTTGCCCAACTGGTCGATAAAACGTATCATCTCACGTTCGTGGGCGCATCCAGAGGGAGTCAATCCCATGTGACTGAGGAACTACTCAAGCATGGCTTGTTGCAAAATCAGCTGATTGTGAAAGGATATCTTGAAAAACGTGAAGATCTAATACCTCTCTTATGTTCCTCAAATCTTGTCATCATTCCATCTCGAACAGAGGGTTTCGGCTTAACTGCTCTGGAGGCGCTATCGGCTGGTATACCCTTTCTTGTCAGTCAAAACAGTGGTTTTGCAGAAGCTCTTCAAGACATTTCAGTTGGGTCAGCTTTCATCGTAGATTCTGAAGATCCAGAGCCCTGGGCTGAGGCCATTAAAGCCACCCGAGAGAAAGGCAGTGAAAGAGCATTTCAGGAATGTCAAGAACTGCGTACACTTTACGCAGAGAAGTACAGCTGGCAGAGGCAGTGTGAAGAACTTCTCAGTGTTATGAAGTCTTTGATCAACGGTGAGTGTTGACAAGAGAACATAAAGGAATGTTCTCTTGGTGACGTCAGGAAGATTAACCCCCGAAAGACTAAGAATTGTTCACTAAAACATTATCTTGTTTTAACTGGCtcaacttcgttcccagggtcctagCCTTCAcgggtaggagaggaccctgggaacgaggttgtatcTGGCCTCGGTTATTCTAACGCTGGGTAGCGATATCCACGAGATAAATCACCAGTATTATCCAGTGGCTAAGTATTAGGAGAAGCAATTGCGTTTCTctctggatagtgatttatccggagGATAGCGTTATCCTAAGAAATAACACGCAAACTGCGGTGATAAACACACGGAAAAACATTTTCACCCCAGTTTGCATGTTATATTTTATCAAACTATACTACGATGGCCAAAGAACGAGAGTATTTAGGGCATCCCACTATAGAGCAACTGGGGCCATCTGCTTAATGGGGCTGCAGTCTACTGGTTCACTGTTTTGCTCTTGATACAGTGGGCTGAAATATTTTTGCACTTAGCTGTTCAGGGActtcaaaatataagaaaaattcGTTTTTACCCTAATGCTATCAGTTACATgtaacaagagccataattatGGCTCTTGCATGTAACTAATATTCGACATGTATGTGTCATAAAAATCCATGTAATCTGTTAGGCGGtcggaaaggaaaaaaaatgcccATTCTATCTTCGAAAGACAAACCACGGTCGTCAAGCAAGTGTTGCAAGAAAGACATCTATTTGCCAGACTAACTACGTGCAATACCCTTTGATATCACGACTGGGACTGCTACGGCGGcgaaaacatttgaaaagtgGCTTCGCCTTTTGAGAAAAttttcagtggcggatccaggggaggggtcgGAGGGGCTGCCCCCCTCCCGttattttagaccaaactgaggcccgaagggcggaaaaaaactatttggagactagtcgtcttgaaaagtccttgaattcagTTAAGgaccttgaaaagtacttgatttctttattaggtcttCAAGGTCCTTGAAATTCACTGCCTTGTATACGCAAACCACTCTGTAAAATAAGATTATTTTGCGGAGGCAAATTtcgctcatcctcggtgtaagaacctgtcaAACTCACGGGTAACGTGTTATTTcccttttccatgttttctatATTAAGATATTTGGCGTCGTTTGGGAGAAAATTgtcaaaatttattaaaattcctttttgaTCTGATTCAGGTGATTGGTTCGTcttatgaaaagttcgacgttagGCCTAGGCCTTATTTGGTAGGAATACGTTAACTCATGTTCGCAATACTTTATTCCCAATctgcattttattatttttatagagGAAGATTTCTCTGCTTCAAATTCCTCGTCTCCACGTGATCCGGCTCCCTCAACGTATGTACATGTAGGACGTCCCGTAAACCCAGAAGAGTTAGTTTTGAAGACCCGATTACGCCTTGGAAAGATTTCATACGATGAAAAAGACGTGAAAGTTAGGGTGAAAGGATGGACTGCTCCTCACGAGATGGTCGAACATTTGTTGAGAAATTGGCAAACTACCAACACCGCTGAATTGTCAGTATATCGAGGGCGGAAAACTGGAAACGAGCGCACAGTTGTGACTAAGGATTTGGAAAGCCGTGGGCGAAAGTATTAAAGGAGCTATAGGGAGCGTCAGGTTGAGGCCAGCTCTACAAGTATGAAAGCGGTCGGTCGGGTCATACCTTATTGGTGGGAGGTGCCTGGAATCGAGGCCACTGGGTGGATTGTAAGGGATGATGGTTCTTCATATCCAGACCTCTCTTTCCCTTAGTTGAATAGAAGGAACACTTGAGGTTGACAGTAAAATGAGAAATGCATTGTGAATAACTTACCACAGTTTACTTATATTAATTGATTGCGGCCGTTTTAGTTTGACCGCAGCACAAAGGAATTTTAAGGGGCAATCTCGCTAAGTACTGCATAAATGTCTAACGGAAACTCGTAAGGGgttttcaaccccttatgagtttgtTTATACCCACCATTACAAATTgcgagaaaaaaaggaaaatggtgTTTCGCATCATCAAGTACTCAAGTGATGAAATCACTACCATTCCTTGTTTTTGGGATCCCGAGGAATTCGCTACCCAAAGATCACTATGCTCAAAGGAcagggcaaaatttccaggagagaggcattaatttttttttccccacgaggttacaaagagaaaatgcaatgattattattaatgtaaccatcaggtatactctacccacgaggttacggacagcaaatgcagtgattattattaatgtaaccatcaggtatgttatACCCACGAAGTTACGGAGagccaaatgcagtgattattattaaatgtaaccgtcaggtacattctacccacgaggttaccaggggcggatccaggattttttttaggacggggtgcactcgtctcttgctctacttcaacaccaaaaaaccacatagtttttttttttttgcagaacaccagttgtattaaaaaaccgcaggtcatctcaggggtgggggggggggtgcgcaccccctgcaccctccccctagatccgcccctggttacggacagcaaatgcagtgtttattattaaatgtaaccgtcaggtatattctacccacgaggttacggagagccaaatgcagtgattattattaatgtaaccatcaggtatgttctacccacgaggttacaaagagaaagggcaatgattattattaacgtaaccatcaggtatgttctacccacgaggttacaaagagaaaatgcaatgattattattaatgtaacaaacaggtatgttctacccacgaggttacagagagcaaatgcagtgataaTTATTGATGTAACCATCAGgaatgttctacccacgaggttaccgagagcaaatgcagtgattattattaatgtaaccatcgggtatattctacccacgaggttacaaagagaaaatgcaataattattatcaacgtaaccttcaggtatgttctacccacgaggttacagagagcaaatgcagtaacaattattagattttagtgcaactattaggttgagttcctccattaaaagagttttttgctagggttaaacaagtttggctttcatgagtttcaaggtgcaagaaattataagtataattatagcacacaaacattgtcatctaattTTTCGCACGTAGCCGGAATAAGCCAAGAAATGAAGCATATATAACGAAAAATCGTCCTCAGATGATGTAAATTATACTAAacgttgcgaaagaaattattgtttgtatccgtcttatccatcgtaaaagcgacgagtcatcgcatgacattcggtatattaaacagaggtaatactcgcGGGTTTCACGAGTTTTAAGCACTATTTTTCGctgagaaacaaatttaaacttcaattcttaccttacagtagtccgttcttttaccttgcttcgacaacaaatctgttaaaggcgaacaaagggattccggcactcttctttatgatgagtagcaagccgcaggaactgaagccacttgactgaagtaaaatctACCGATGTGCAcagcattctca is a window from the Porites lutea chromosome 10, jaPorLute2.1, whole genome shotgun sequence genome containing:
- the LOC140950715 gene encoding D-inositol 3-phosphate glycosyltransferase-like; its protein translation is MNRELAIQMAQFSNTSVSFFVPKCNCCDEDKREASNYNVKIVEAEERPGYEPIDWLTTPPEDLLIDFVVGHGVILGKQAQFIRKSHQCKWIQVVHTAPDELAVYKEYSGAIPKGEEKQSAEFKLCKMADVVVAVGPKLTEFYTALLNFCGKKVYNFTPGIFKQFASLKVSSIQGKKFRILVLGRGDTEDFKLKGYDIAAQAVAQLVDKTYHLTFVGASRGSQSHVTEELLKHGLLQNQLIVKGYLEKREDLIPLLCSSNLVIIPSRTEGFGLTALEALSAGIPFLVSQNSGFAEALQDISVGSAFIVDSEDPEPWAEAIKATREKGSERAFQECQELRTLYAEKYSWQRQCEELLSVMKSLINEEDFSASNSSSPRDPAPSTYVHVGRPVNPEELVLKTRLRLGKISYDEKDVKVRVKGWTAPHEMVEHLLRNWQTTNTAELSVYRGRKTGNERTVVTKDLESRGRKY